A single Lactuca sativa cultivar Salinas chromosome 8, Lsat_Salinas_v11, whole genome shotgun sequence DNA region contains:
- the LOC111896592 gene encoding amino acid transporter AVT6A: MTIQAETHQIKKHKHPSRKHSKKKDSVTVSVNEKSPLIPKKKGAHNEFNGASMSGAVMNLSTTIIGAGIMALPATMKVLGLGLGIAVIILVAVLSEATVRILLKYSRPGGTDSYGGLMGDAFGEVGKKMLQACVVINNIGVLVIYMIIIGDVVAGSSLNGVHHPGLLEGWFGPHWWTGRILVLLLTTLCVFVPLASLKRMDSLSVTSGLAVALAVVFLIITAGIAIFKMASGTLQMPRLLPEITDVNSVWNLFTAVPVLVTAYICHFNVHSIGNELENPSLIEPIVQISLVLCTIVYIMTSFFGFILFGDATMGDILQNFDSDLGVPFSIELNDIVRVSYALHLMLVFPLVFYALRLNTDGLFFGSSEVPLELDNKRFAIVSVGLLSVIYLGANFIPSAWDAFQFTGATAAVCIGFIFPASIAIRDVYGIATKGDKILAVLMICIAVFANVVAIYSDAYALFKKTPSTRA; the protein is encoded by the exons ATGACAATCCAAGCAGAAACCCACCAAATCAAGAAACACAAACACCCCTCAAGAAAACACAGCAAGAAGAAAGACAGCGTTACAGTTTCAGTAAACGAGAAATCCCCACTGATTCCCAAGAAAAAAGGCGCTCACAATGAGTTTAATGGCGCATCCATGTCGGGGGCTGTTATGAACCTTTCCACCACCATCATTGGCGCCGGAATAATGGCACTTCCGGCCACCATGAAGGTCTTGGGCCTCGGCCTCGGTATCGCTGTCATAATTCTTGTTGCAGTCTTGTCGGAAGCCACCGTCAGAATCTTGCTAAAGTACAGTCGACCCGGTGGCACAGATTCGTATGGCGGATTAATGGGGGATGCGTTTGGGGAAGTCGGGAAGAAGATGCTTCAAGCTTGTGTGGTGATTAATAACATTGGTGTTCTTGTTATCTACATGATTATCATCG GTGATGTGGTGGCTGGATCATCGTTAAACGGGGTGCACCACCCTGGTTTATTGGAAGGGTGGTTCGGACCACACTGGTGGACTGGAAGAATTCTTGTTCTTTTACTCACAACTCTTTGCGTTTTTGTTCCATTAGCATCTCTCAAGCGTATGG ATTCACTTAGTGTTACATCAGGTTTAGCAGTTGCACTAGCGGTGGTTTTCTTAATCATCACTGCAGGAATCGCAATCTTTAAAATGGCAAGTGGGACCCTCCAAATGCCAAGATTACTTCCAGAAATCACCGATGTTAACTCGGTTTGGAACCTCTTCACTGCAGTTCCTGTTCTTGTTACTGCTTATATCTGCCATTTTAATG TGCATTCGATTGGAAATGAGCTTGAAAACCCTTCTCTTATCGAACCAATTGTACAGATTTCATTGGTGTTATGTACGATTGTGTACATAATGACTAGTTTCTTTGGGTTTATTCTCTTTGGTGACGCGACAATGGGAGATATATTACAAAATTTTGACTCTGATTTGGGAGTTCCTTTTAGTATCGAGCTTAATGATATTGTTCGTGTGAGCTATGCTTTACACCTCATGCTTGTTTTCCCACTTGTGTTTTATGCACTACGACTTAATACAGATGGGCTTTTTTTTGGATCATCTGAAGTGCCTTTGGAATTGGACAACAAGCGATTTGCTATTGTTAGTGTAGGTCTTCTTTCGGTTATATATTTGGGTGCAAATTTTATACCAAGTGCATGGGATGCGTTCCAGTTTACAGGAGCAACTGCTGCTGTTTGCATTGGGTTCATCTTTCCTGCATCAATTGCTATAAG GGATGTTTATGGAATAGCAACGAAAGGAGATAAGATTTTGGCTGTTTTGATGATTTGTATAGCTGTTTTTGCGAATGTGGTGGCCATATATAGCGATGCTTATGCTTTGTTCAAGAAAACCCCGTCTACCCGTGCGTGA